The Dehalococcoidia bacterium genome includes the window CGACCGCTTCCTCTACGTGTCCTGCTGGGGCACCGGCGAGCTGCGCCAGTACGACGTCAGCGACCCCTTCAGTCCCAAGCTGGTTTCCACCGTGAAGCTGGGCGGCATCGTCGACCCCGGCGCCCACCCTGCCGGCCACGTCCTGACGGGCGGCCCGCAGATGGTGGAGGTCTCCCGCGATGGCCGCCGCGTCTACGTCACCAACTCCCTCTACAGCTCCTGGGACGTCCAGTTCTATCCGCAGGGCCTCAGGGGCTGGCTGGTGAAGCTGGACGTGGGCGCCGAGGGGGGCATGGAGGTGGACAGGGACTTCTTCGTGGACTTCGGCGAGGCGCGGGCCCACCAGGTGCGGCTGCTGGGCGGCGACGCTTCGTCCGACTCCTTCTGCTATCCGTAGCGGGGCATGGGCGTCTGGGAGCTTTCCGCCCTGGGCGGGCTGGCCCTGGCCGGGGTGCTGCACGGCATCAACCCGGCCATGGGCTGGCTCTTCGCCCTGTTCTTCGGCCTGCACCGCGGCGGCCAGCGGGCCCTGTGGCTGGCCCTGGCCGCCGTGGGGCTGGGGCACCTTTTAGCGCTGGCCCTCTCGCTGGTGCTGCTGCTGGCTGCCAGCTCCACCGTGCCCATCGGCCCCCTGCGCATCGCCGCCGGCGCCGGTGCCCTCGTCCTGGGCCTGGGGAGGCTGCTCTCCTGGTGGCGGCACCCGGGCTGGCGGGGCCTCAACCTGGGATACGGCGAGCTGGTGCTCTGGGCGGCAGTCATGGGCCTCCTGCACGGTGGCGGGCTGGCCTTCGCGCCTCTGGTGCTGGGGGAGGGGAGGGGCAGCCTGCTCGACTTCGGGCACTGGGTGCTGCCCACGGCCGTGCACGGGGCGGCGGCGATGGCCACCATGGCCGCCTGCGCCGTGGCCGTGCAGCGCTGGCTGGGGCTGATGGCCCTGCGCCGCTACTGGTTCAACTTCGACCTGGCCTGGGGAGTGGCCCTCATCGTCATCGGGCTGGCGGTGCTGCTGATGCCCTGGCTATTGCCGGTGGAAGAGGCAGCCCACCACGCGCCGGGGGTCTGAAGGCGGTCTCGGGCACCCGGGGCAGGCCCACTAAACAAAAAGGGCGGCCCACCGAGAGCGAACGGAGACTGATGCCACGCGCCGGATACTCCTCTCCTGGCTCATGGCTATCACCCCCCTTCGCTTCGGCGTTCCGCTGGCTAGGGAGGTCGCCCCGAAGAACCGGTGCCCGGCGGGGGGCTCCGCCCAGGGCCTCCGACAGGCCCACGCACAGCCGGAGCTGCGGGTGGGCCGCCCTCGGCCCCGGGCGCCCGGGCGGGCCCGGCCCCACCGGGCCCGCGCCCCTCAGGGGCGGCCTCCACTTATTATTTTACAGCGGCCCTTTCGTCGAGACGGGGGCCACGAGACGCCCGACATCCGCTGACCGCTCAGGCCGGACCCTCGCTGGGCGGGTGGCCGGCCGCGGCTCTACAGCACCAGCGGCCGTGGGCGTCGCAGGAGGCGCCAGCGAGTGTCGAAGCGCCACAGCCCCGCCTCGCGGGCGCAGGCGTAGGCCGCCGCCATCTCCTCGCTGCGGACGCGGCGGTTGATCTCGGCGTATTTGGGCTCCGTCTTCGCCTTCCAGGCCGGGTAGTACTGGTCCATGATGTTCACGTAGGTATCGGGCGAAAGCTCGCGGGCCAGGAAGCGCATGATCTCCCGCGTGTCCTCCAGGAGGCCCGGCATCACCAGGTGGCGCACCAGCACTCCCCGCAGGGCCAGGCCGTTCTCGTCCACCACCAGCTCCCCCACCTGCTCGTGCATGGCCTTCACCACCCGCCGCGCCACCTCCGGATAGTCCGGGGCCAGCAGGTACTTGCGGGCGTGCTCCCGCTGCCACAGCTTGAAGTCGGGCATGTAGATGTCCACCACGCCCTCCATCAGGCGGATGGAGTGCAGGGAGTCGTAGGAGCTGGTGTTGTAGACGATGGGCAGGCGCAGGCCCATCTCGATGGCGTAGGGCAGCGCCTCCAGCACCTGGGGCACCACGTGCTCGGGAGTGACGAAGTTGATGTTGTGGCAGCCCATCTCCTGCAGGCGGAGCATGATGCGGGCCAGGTCCCGCGGCGATACCTCTTCACCCTCACCGATCTGGCTCACCTCGAAGTTCTGGCAGAAGACGCAACGCAGGTTGCACCAGGAGAAGAAGATGGTGCCCGAGCCGCGCCAGCCCCGCAGCACGTCCTCCTCGCCGAAGTGGGGAAAGAAGGAGGCGACACGGGCGTAGCGCCCCACCCTGCACACGCCGAAGCGGTCGTGGAGCCGGTCCACGTGGCAGTCGCGGGGGCAGACGGTGCAGTCGGCCAGGGCAGCGAGGGCCTCCTCCACCTTCTCCTTCAGGCGTCCCTCCTCATAGGTCTTCAGGTAGGCGGGGACGAAGTTGCGACGGGGCAGTACGAAGCGACCGTCCCCGTGCACCTCCCTGGGGATGTCGGGAGCGATGGCGAGGACCACAGCTATCCCTCCTCCCCGGTCGGGGAGATGAAGGCCACCGCCTCGCGGGCCCGACGGACGGTGCGGCACTGAGCGCATACCTCGGCAGTGGTGGGCTCGCCGCACTCGGCGCAGGGCCGCAGGGGCGGCGGCTCGTAGATGCCGAAGAACTGGCGCCCCTTCTCCAGGAAGCCGAACAGGAGCGATTGCTTGCTGCCCGGCGACTGCCTTTCGATGAGGTTCAGGGCCTCCTTGTACAGCAGCTCCTTGGCCCCTACGGCGTGGGGGCATTCGTCCACGACGTAGTCGATGCGGCGCAGGACGGCATAGGCGGCGGTCTCCCGCTCGCCCAGGCGGTAGAGGGGCTTGATGCGCTTCACCAGGCCCTCGCGGGCGGGGAGCACCGGCGCCTGCCGCGCCAGGTAGTCCACGTTCCAGTGCAGCAGGTTGCCCAGCAGGGCTGCCGCTTCGTCGTCCAGGTTGTGGCCGGTGGCCAGCACATCGTAGCCG containing:
- a CDS encoding radical SAM protein; this encodes MKEKVEEALAALADCTVCPRDCHVDRLHDRFGVCRVGRYARVASFFPHFGEEDVLRGWRGSGTIFFSWCNLRCVFCQNFEVSQIGEGEEVSPRDLARIMLRLQEMGCHNINFVTPEHVVPQVLEALPYAIEMGLRLPIVYNTSSYDSLHSIRLMEGVVDIYMPDFKLWQREHARKYLLAPDYPEVARRVVKAMHEQVGELVVDENGLALRGVLVRHLVMPGLLEDTREIMRFLARELSPDTYVNIMDQYYPAWKAKTEPKYAEINRRVRSEEMAAAYACAREAGLWRFDTRWRLLRRPRPLVL
- a CDS encoding adenine nucleotide alpha hydrolase family protein; protein product: MRCIVCRSQAVVDIPRHRSAFCRDHFFNYFENQVRRAIRDWEMLEPGQQVLVAVSGGKDSLALWDVLLRLGYEAHGLYLDLGIGDYSRQSREACQRFAQERGATLHVVAVEEEYGLSVPQLARANRRPTCAVCGTTKRYTFNRTARQLGYDVLATGHNLDDEAAALLGNLLHWNVDYLARQAPVLPAREGLVKRIKPLYRLGERETAAYAVLRRIDYVVDECPHAVGAKELLYKEALNLIERQSPGSKQSLLFGFLEKGRQFFGIYEPPPLRPCAECGEPTTAEVCAQCRTVRRAREAVAFISPTGEEG